Proteins encoded together in one Anopheles darlingi chromosome 3, idAnoDarlMG_H_01, whole genome shotgun sequence window:
- the LOC125954950 gene encoding uncharacterized protein DDB_G0283357 isoform X3, which yields MDIGMERGGPVDAGVATIGTLFQHIVNDMKNSSPLWEDFIAKATKLHACLRAAIQALAAYLDAFQKIADAATNSRGATKEIGTALTRVCLRHKAVESRMKTFTSAIMDCLIGPLQEKLEDWRKQVTVIDKDHAKEYKRCRAELKKRSSDTLRLQKKAKKGLQAGDNNLHVLVENSMQDVTLRRCELEEVERKSLRAIMVEERTRYCTFVSLLQPVVHEECEVMSELGHLQEAMQLIAAVTKDPAQLPQASEELILESKANIGLYPDSPGGSNSQGGCSNSLGSRKSSVCSISSINSSSSGSPGHHHQFQRSLSQASTLASQSHAVSTWPPHTQDATSTVDRPHTISSAYEKGHQRPALTVYTFQSPETIVETSANHPKSPANVACRPPLPVRCSSLERPLSTTSVKNANSNIPRQCPSPIPAHITKEHPQLQPTYVNMTELASMAASKTTNNSNNGINNNVNNNGGGAVPVAATANQQQHHQLQQQHHGHQHQGHGSGGGGYQQLQQPNSPVLSSASSLISPDSNATNPISSPDASACSTQTPQNTPQTGSPGTPNYSGGGTINQGYRSTTPSSMAGGLFDPASTPCESNNDTSSNHTITIDDNDEHYSNNSTSTCAASISTTTNTNITNNTTTTSITTNKPSSAPHESSDYCSGTGGAAATISSSNTTTTTTTTTSSASITPGSSAKVDKDLLKRTGSVLEKTSMFEQQINNNQLHLQQPQSQHQHQQQQQQQLSVPGSPANVPLVYGRRTTHEEIYKSAGQLLLDRDAADCIDKQTIEELNNLIGELDLFQKEHEHASASSFGGALVGGHRAPTNGTDDSASEIVENGNGVNNNNNHHHHHLQGASGHHGDDEEEEPNGSLLDALDGPKAARLSGAAGTAATGTRLPSSISSSNSNLDEYLSNHLSTIGDEQTLMDGGSMTNLAAKYSNYSKLEGSDYGSPYHHHHQQQQQQQQYYSQTSSLGGSTHALDGSGTGFENPSFMMAENYYSQNRSEVVVLRCKDTSRNSLNTAPDDLLTGSGLMQLNGGDSSSNTGVGINGSSTQHPHQRLSSFRSVNSRPASPASMSSFFGVTSRSPTPSLSLPVSANNSPQHHNHHNHHHHHHHHLNGMNGGGANGSSINGSNDIAMGVEHSNSTSASSSSAAAAAAAGAAGAAPSQYDDRINRNKPAITPRPASLSGPTRVTRRASVNTVKPPPPVRRSSSVTPSPSVGTNSITTTNLAQQSVAYTSSESLPPPPAYLLDSTAGSSPSISGNVAGTVKALNEIRHTPASPGVLRRAQQNNPPSNQGSPTLSNRSPKTNLHQPGGGIYAQPKQLTSMSSFRNSSPAKQGPQKPNSGFLAQLNAKIAPNKPPPPGHGGASSTAYQHQQQQQQHVQQPSNNYVYTTAPSGNELIYQRSTPVDPRMSYNNNQQQQQQQLQYQQQQQQQYYQSQQQQQQPPIQPPPREGKSSIYSSASQSSSHQQQQHYQQQQQQQQQQYYQNQYHHQQQQQQQPQQQLQYQSTASQQYHYQHHQQPNSVSHRQQYALGTGGAAAGSYATQNIYVSTNPFASSVQTTAAGGGGGGGGGGSSYSPSSFGKGGTRSGDDIVVGAGGGSSATSTPNRTNHHMRNNNGAAGGSSAGAAAGVAAGGGPVTHNVLAKTSAGFLENLNARLAEQRLSGKAFAVRNLINSKALPDPRICHESLMDQIKRGATLKRNRTINDRSAPKIH from the exons AACTCGAGCCCGCTGTGGGAGGATTTCATTGCCAAAGCGACCAAGCTGCACGCTTGCTTAAG GGCTGCAATCCAAGCGTTGGCGGCCTATTTGGACGCATTCCAAAAGATTGCCGATGCTGCGACCAACTCGAGAG GAGCCACCAAAGAGATTGGCACGGCGCTGACGCGCGTCTGCCTCCGGCACAAGGCGGTCGAGAGCCGCATGAAAACGTTCACCAGTGCGATCATGGACTGCCTGATCGGACCGCTGCAGGAGAAGCTGGAGGATTGGCGCAAGCAGGTGACGGTGATCGATAAGGACCATGCCAAAGAGTACAAGCGGTGCCGGGCGGAGCTGAAGAAGCGCTCGAGCGACACGCTGCGGTTACAGAAGAAGGCCAAGAAGGGTCTGCAGGCAGGGGACAACAATCTGCACGTGCTGGTCGAGAACTCGATGCAGGACGTCACGCTGAGGCGCTGCGAGCTGGAGGAGGTCGAGCGTAAGTCGCTGCGGGCGATCATGGTCGAGGAGCGGACGCGGTACTGTACCTTCGTCAGTCTGCTCCAACCGGTGGTGCACGAGGAGTGCGAGGTGATGTCCGAGCTCGGTCACCTACAG GAAGCAATGCAGCTGATAGCGGCCGTCACGAAGGATCCCGCCCAGCTACCGCAGGCGTCCGAGGAGCTGATACTGGAATCGAAAGCCAACATCGGTCTGTACCCGGATTCGCCCGGTGGTTCCAACTCGCAGGGCGGTTGCTCCAACTCGCTCGGTTCGCGCAAAAGCTCCGTCTgctcgatcagctcgatcaacagcagcagcagtggctccccgggacaccatcatcagttcCAGCGATCACTATCACAG GCATCTACACTAGCTAGTCAATCACATGCTGTGTCGACGTGGCCACCGCACACCCAGGATGCGACGTCGACCGTCGATCGTCCTCATACGATTTCGTCCGCGTACGAGAAGGGCCACCAGCGGCCCGCCCTTACCGTCTACACCTTCCAGAGCCCGGAAACGATCGTCGAGACGTCGGCGAATCATCCAAAGTCGCCTGCCAATGTCGCGTgtcgaccaccactaccagtg cGCTGTTCATCTCTGGAACGACCGCTCTCGACGACATCGGTCAAAAATGCCAATTCCAACATCCCGCGCCAGTGCCCCTCACCGATTCCGGCACATATTACCAAAG AACACCCACAACTACAGCCAACGTACGTCAACATGACGGAGCTGGCTTCGATGGCTGCTTCTAAAACCactaacaacagcaacaatggcaTTAACAACAACGTCAACAacaatggtggcggtgcagtACCGGTGGCTGCGACTgccaatcaacagcaacaccaccagctgcagcagcaacaccatggccatcagcatcaggggcacggtagtggtggtggtggctatcagcagctgcaacaaccaAACTCGCCCGTGCTCTCGTCGGCCTCATCGCTCATATCGCCCGATTCGAACGCGACGAATCCGATCAGCTCCCCGGACGCCTCGGCCTGCAGTACGCAAACACCGCAAAACACGCCCCAGACGGGATCGCCCGGTACGCCGAACTACAGTGGCGGGGGCACCATCAATCAGGGATACCGCAGCACGACGCCGTCCTCGATGGCGGGCGGTCTGTTCGATCCGGCGAGCACACCGTGTGAAAGTAATAACGATACTTCCTCCAATCACACCATCACGATCGACGACAATGATGAGCATTATTCTAACAACAGCACGAGCACTTGCGCTGCGTCCATTTCTACTACCACCAATACCAATATCACCAACAATACCACCACAACCTCCATCACCACTAACAAGCCATCATCTGCTCCTCACGAAAGTAGTGACTATTGTTCTGGCACTGGTGGCGCTGCGGCCACCATCTCCTCTtccaacaccactaccaccaccaccacaaccacctcATCTGCCTCGATCACGCCAGGCTCGTCGGCAAAGGTCGACAAAGATTTACTCAAACGTACCGGTTCAGTTCTAGAGAAAACGTCGATGTTCGAGCAGcagatcaacaacaaccagctgcacctgcagcaaccgcaatcgcagcaccagcaccaacagcagcagcaacagcagctcagTGTTCCTGGATCACCGGCGAATGTCCCTCTAGTGTATGGGCGACGAACAACACACgaagaaatatacaaatccgCCGGTCAGTTGCTTCTGGATCGCGATGCAG CAGACTGCATCGACAAGCAAACGATCGAAGAGCTTAACAATCTGATCGGTGAATTGGATCTCTTTCAAAAAGAGCACGAACATGCGAGCGCATCCTCGTTCGGTGGGGCCCTTGTTGGGGGCCACCGTGCACCAACGAACGGAACCGACGATAGTGCGTCGGAGATCGTAGAGAACGGCAATGGCGtgaataacaacaacaaccaccaccaccaccatcttcaggGTGCCAGTGGGCATCatggcgatgatgaagaagaagaacctaATGGTAGCCTTTTGGATGCTCTAGATGGGCCAAAAGCTGCGCGATTATcgggagcagcaggaacagcagcaacaggaacacgGCTTCCGTCCTCCATctcatccagcaacagcaatctgGACGAGTATCTGAGCAACCATCTGTCCACGATCGGTGACGAGCAGACTCTAATGGATGGTGGATCGATGACGAATCTTGCTGCCAAGTATAGCAACTACAGCAAGCTGGAGGGCAGTGACTATGGATCTCcatatcaccatcatcatcaacagcagcagcagcagcagcagtactattCCCAAACATCGTCGCTAGGTGGTTCCACGCACGCCCTGGATGGCAGTGGAACCGGGTTCGAGAATCCTTCCTTTATGATGGCCGAGAACTACTACAGCCAAAATCGGAGCGAGGTAGTGGTGCTGCGCTGCAAGGATACTAGCCGCAACAGTCTGAACACGGCACCGGATGATCTGCTGACGGGAAGTGGACTGATGCAGCTGAACGGTGGtgatagtagcagcaacactggTGTCGGCAtcaacggtagcagcactcAGCATCCGCATCAGCGATTAAGCTCGTTCCGTAGCGTCAACTCACGGCCTGCCTCACCGGCCTCGATGTCTTCGTTTTTCGGTGTCACATCCCGATCACCGACACCCTCCCTATCACTACCCGTATCAGCCAACAATTCTCCGCAACACCACAatcaccacaaccatcaccatcatcatcatcatcatctgaatGGTATGAACGGCGGTGGTGCAAATGGTAGTAGCATCAACGGGAGCAATGACATAGCAATGGGCGTTGAGCATTCCAATAGTACGAGCGCATcttcatcgtcagcagcagcagcagcagcagcaggagcagcaggagcagctccGTCGCAGTATGATGATCGTATCAATCGTAACAAACCCGCCATCACCCCGAGACCTGCATCGTTAtctg GACCGACCCGTGTTACACGACGTGCGTCAGTGAATACCGTCAAACCGCCACCGCCCGTCCGGCGCAGCTCGAGCGTCACGCCTAGTCCAAGCGTAGGAACT AActccatcactaccaccaatcTTGCCCAGCAAAGTGTAGCTTACACCTCATCAGAAAGtttaccaccgccacctgcTTATCTCTTAGATTCCACCGCCGGAAGCTCACCTAGTA TTTCAGGCAATGTAGCGGGCACGGTGAAGGCTCTGAATGAAATAAGACACACACCGGCCAGTCCGGGGGTGCTACGAAGAGCGCAGCAGAACAATCCACCCTCCAATCAAGGATCACCAACg CTGTCGAATCGATCTCCGAAAACGAACCTCCATCAACCGGGTGGAGGCATCTACGCACAACCGAAACAGCTTACGAGTATGTCTAGCTTCCGCAATTCAAGTCCAGCAAAGCAAG GACCCCAGAAACCAAACAGTGGCTTTTTGGCGCAACTTAATGCCAAAATTGCTCCCAACAAACCCCCACCTCCGGGTCATGGTGGCGCTAGCAGTACAGCTtatcagcaccaacaacagcagcagcaacacgtcCAGCAACCCTCGAACAACTATGTCTATACGACGGCTCCGTCCGGTAACGAGCTGATCTACCAGCGTTCCACTCCCGTTGATCCTCGAATGTCGTACAACaataatcagcagcaacaacagcaacagctacagtaccaacagcagcaacagcagcaatactatcaatcgcaacaacagcagcaacagccaccgatccaaccaccaccaagagaGGGTAAAAGCTCCATCTATTCCTCCGCTAGTCAATCTTCttcccatcagcagcagcaacactaccagcagcagcagcagcagcagcagcagcaatactaTCAAaatcagtatcatcatcagcagcagcagcaacaacaaccgcaacagcaactgcaatACCAGTCAACAGCCTCGCAACAGTATCAttaccaacaccatcaacagcccAATTCAGTTtcccaccggcagcagtacgCACTGGGCACGGGAGGAGCGGCTGCTGGTAGCTACGCTACCCAGAACATTTACGTATCGACGAATCCGTTCGCCAGTTCCGTCcaaactactgctgctggcggcggcggtggtggtggtggtggtggtagtagctaTTCGCCTTCATCCTTTGGCAAGGGTGGTACTCGTAGTGGGGACgacattgttgttggtgccggtggtggatcTAGTGCCACGAGCACACCCAACCGCACAA ATCATCATATGCGAAACAATaatggtgccgctggtggatCATCggctggagctgctgcaggagtagctgccggtggtggaccaGTAACGCATAACGTGCTGGCGAAGACTAGTGCCGGATTCCTGGAAAATCTCAATGCTCGCTTAGCGGAGCAACGGCTTTCGGGAAAAGCGTTCGCCGTAAGGAATCTCATCAACAGCAAAGCACTC CCCGATCCACGTATCTGCCACGAGTCGTTGATGGATCAAATCAAACGGGGTGCCACGTTGAAGAGGAATCGCACGATCAATGATCGTAGCGCACCGAAGATCCACTAG
- the LOC125954950 gene encoding uncharacterized protein DDB_G0283357 isoform X2: MDIGMERGGPVDAGVATIGTLFQHIVNDMKNSSPLWEDFIAKATKLHACLRAAIQALAAYLDAFQKIADAATNSRGATKEIGTALTRVCLRHKAVESRMKTFTSAIMDCLIGPLQEKLEDWRKQVTVIDKDHAKEYKRCRAELKKRSSDTLRLQKKAKKGLQAGDNNLHVLVENSMQDVTLRRCELEEVERKSLRAIMVEERTRYCTFVSLLQPVVHEECEVMSELGHLQEAMQLIAAVTKDPAQLPQASEELILESKANIGLYPDSPGGSNSQGGCSNSLGSRKSSVCSISSINSSSSGSPGHHHQFQRSLSQYSPAIRLKPGESSDSGFCSSPALTSQASTLASQSHAVSTWPPHTQDATSTVDRPHTISSAYEKGHQRPALTVYTFQSPETIVETSANHPKSPANVACRPPLPVRCSSLERPLSTTSVKNANSNIPRQCPSPIPAHITKEHPQLQPTYVNMTELASMAASKTTNNSNNGINNNVNNNGGGAVPVAATANQQQHHQLQQQHHGHQHQGHGSGGGGYQQLQQPNSPVLSSASSLISPDSNATNPISSPDASACSTQTPQNTPQTGSPGTPNYSGGGTINQGYRSTTPSSMAGGLFDPASTPCESNNDTSSNHTITIDDNDEHYSNNSTSTCAASISTTTNTNITNNTTTTSITTNKPSSAPHESSDYCSGTGGAAATISSSNTTTTTTTTTSSASITPGSSAKVDKDLLKRTGSVLEKTSMFEQQINNNQLHLQQPQSQHQHQQQQQQQLSVPGSPANVPLVYGRRTTHEEIYKSAGQLLLDRDADCIDKQTIEELNNLIGELDLFQKEHEHASASSFGGALVGGHRAPTNGTDDSASEIVENGNGVNNNNNHHHHHLQGASGHHGDDEEEEPNGSLLDALDGPKAARLSGAAGTAATGTRLPSSISSSNSNLDEYLSNHLSTIGDEQTLMDGGSMTNLAAKYSNYSKLEGSDYGSPYHHHHQQQQQQQQYYSQTSSLGGSTHALDGSGTGFENPSFMMAENYYSQNRSEVVVLRCKDTSRNSLNTAPDDLLTGSGLMQLNGGDSSSNTGVGINGSSTQHPHQRLSSFRSVNSRPASPASMSSFFGVTSRSPTPSLSLPVSANNSPQHHNHHNHHHHHHHHLNGMNGGGANGSSINGSNDIAMGVEHSNSTSASSSSAAAAAAAGAAGAAPSQYDDRINRNKPAITPRPASLSGPTRVTRRASVNTVKPPPPVRRSSSVTPSPSVGTNSITTTNLAQQSVAYTSSESLPPPPAYLLDSTAGSSPSISGNVAGTVKALNEIRHTPASPGVLRRAQQNNPPSNQGSPTLSNRSPKTNLHQPGGGIYAQPKQLTSMSSFRNSSPAKQGPQKPNSGFLAQLNAKIAPNKPPPPGHGGASSTAYQHQQQQQQHVQQPSNNYVYTTAPSGNELIYQRSTPVDPRMSYNNNQQQQQQQLQYQQQQQQQYYQSQQQQQQPPIQPPPREGKSSIYSSASQSSSHQQQQHYQQQQQQQQQQYYQNQYHHQQQQQQQPQQQLQYQSTASQQYHYQHHQQPNSVSHRQQYALGTGGAAAGSYATQNIYVSTNPFASSVQTTAAGGGGGGGGGGSSYSPSSFGKGGTRSGDDIVVGAGGGSSATSTPNRTNHHMRNNNGAAGGSSAGAAAGVAAGGGPVTHNVLAKTSAGFLENLNARLAEQRLSGKAFAVRNLINSKALPDPRICHESLMDQIKRGATLKRNRTINDRSAPKIH; encoded by the exons AACTCGAGCCCGCTGTGGGAGGATTTCATTGCCAAAGCGACCAAGCTGCACGCTTGCTTAAG GGCTGCAATCCAAGCGTTGGCGGCCTATTTGGACGCATTCCAAAAGATTGCCGATGCTGCGACCAACTCGAGAG GAGCCACCAAAGAGATTGGCACGGCGCTGACGCGCGTCTGCCTCCGGCACAAGGCGGTCGAGAGCCGCATGAAAACGTTCACCAGTGCGATCATGGACTGCCTGATCGGACCGCTGCAGGAGAAGCTGGAGGATTGGCGCAAGCAGGTGACGGTGATCGATAAGGACCATGCCAAAGAGTACAAGCGGTGCCGGGCGGAGCTGAAGAAGCGCTCGAGCGACACGCTGCGGTTACAGAAGAAGGCCAAGAAGGGTCTGCAGGCAGGGGACAACAATCTGCACGTGCTGGTCGAGAACTCGATGCAGGACGTCACGCTGAGGCGCTGCGAGCTGGAGGAGGTCGAGCGTAAGTCGCTGCGGGCGATCATGGTCGAGGAGCGGACGCGGTACTGTACCTTCGTCAGTCTGCTCCAACCGGTGGTGCACGAGGAGTGCGAGGTGATGTCCGAGCTCGGTCACCTACAG GAAGCAATGCAGCTGATAGCGGCCGTCACGAAGGATCCCGCCCAGCTACCGCAGGCGTCCGAGGAGCTGATACTGGAATCGAAAGCCAACATCGGTCTGTACCCGGATTCGCCCGGTGGTTCCAACTCGCAGGGCGGTTGCTCCAACTCGCTCGGTTCGCGCAAAAGCTCCGTCTgctcgatcagctcgatcaacagcagcagcagtggctccccgggacaccatcatcagttcCAGCGATCACTATCACAG TACTCCCCGGCGATACGTTTGAAACCAGGCGAATCGAGCGATAGCGGCTTTTGCTCTTCACCAGCTTTAACGTCACAG GCATCTACACTAGCTAGTCAATCACATGCTGTGTCGACGTGGCCACCGCACACCCAGGATGCGACGTCGACCGTCGATCGTCCTCATACGATTTCGTCCGCGTACGAGAAGGGCCACCAGCGGCCCGCCCTTACCGTCTACACCTTCCAGAGCCCGGAAACGATCGTCGAGACGTCGGCGAATCATCCAAAGTCGCCTGCCAATGTCGCGTgtcgaccaccactaccagtg cGCTGTTCATCTCTGGAACGACCGCTCTCGACGACATCGGTCAAAAATGCCAATTCCAACATCCCGCGCCAGTGCCCCTCACCGATTCCGGCACATATTACCAAAG AACACCCACAACTACAGCCAACGTACGTCAACATGACGGAGCTGGCTTCGATGGCTGCTTCTAAAACCactaacaacagcaacaatggcaTTAACAACAACGTCAACAacaatggtggcggtgcagtACCGGTGGCTGCGACTgccaatcaacagcaacaccaccagctgcagcagcaacaccatggccatcagcatcaggggcacggtagtggtggtggtggctatcagcagctgcaacaaccaAACTCGCCCGTGCTCTCGTCGGCCTCATCGCTCATATCGCCCGATTCGAACGCGACGAATCCGATCAGCTCCCCGGACGCCTCGGCCTGCAGTACGCAAACACCGCAAAACACGCCCCAGACGGGATCGCCCGGTACGCCGAACTACAGTGGCGGGGGCACCATCAATCAGGGATACCGCAGCACGACGCCGTCCTCGATGGCGGGCGGTCTGTTCGATCCGGCGAGCACACCGTGTGAAAGTAATAACGATACTTCCTCCAATCACACCATCACGATCGACGACAATGATGAGCATTATTCTAACAACAGCACGAGCACTTGCGCTGCGTCCATTTCTACTACCACCAATACCAATATCACCAACAATACCACCACAACCTCCATCACCACTAACAAGCCATCATCTGCTCCTCACGAAAGTAGTGACTATTGTTCTGGCACTGGTGGCGCTGCGGCCACCATCTCCTCTtccaacaccactaccaccaccaccacaaccacctcATCTGCCTCGATCACGCCAGGCTCGTCGGCAAAGGTCGACAAAGATTTACTCAAACGTACCGGTTCAGTTCTAGAGAAAACGTCGATGTTCGAGCAGcagatcaacaacaaccagctgcacctgcagcaaccgcaatcgcagcaccagcaccaacagcagcagcaacagcagctcagTGTTCCTGGATCACCGGCGAATGTCCCTCTAGTGTATGGGCGACGAACAACACACgaagaaatatacaaatccgCCGGTCAGTTGCTTCTGGATCGCGATGCAG ACTGCATCGACAAGCAAACGATCGAAGAGCTTAACAATCTGATCGGTGAATTGGATCTCTTTCAAAAAGAGCACGAACATGCGAGCGCATCCTCGTTCGGTGGGGCCCTTGTTGGGGGCCACCGTGCACCAACGAACGGAACCGACGATAGTGCGTCGGAGATCGTAGAGAACGGCAATGGCGtgaataacaacaacaaccaccaccaccaccatcttcaggGTGCCAGTGGGCATCatggcgatgatgaagaagaagaacctaATGGTAGCCTTTTGGATGCTCTAGATGGGCCAAAAGCTGCGCGATTATcgggagcagcaggaacagcagcaacaggaacacgGCTTCCGTCCTCCATctcatccagcaacagcaatctgGACGAGTATCTGAGCAACCATCTGTCCACGATCGGTGACGAGCAGACTCTAATGGATGGTGGATCGATGACGAATCTTGCTGCCAAGTATAGCAACTACAGCAAGCTGGAGGGCAGTGACTATGGATCTCcatatcaccatcatcatcaacagcagcagcagcagcagcagtactattCCCAAACATCGTCGCTAGGTGGTTCCACGCACGCCCTGGATGGCAGTGGAACCGGGTTCGAGAATCCTTCCTTTATGATGGCCGAGAACTACTACAGCCAAAATCGGAGCGAGGTAGTGGTGCTGCGCTGCAAGGATACTAGCCGCAACAGTCTGAACACGGCACCGGATGATCTGCTGACGGGAAGTGGACTGATGCAGCTGAACGGTGGtgatagtagcagcaacactggTGTCGGCAtcaacggtagcagcactcAGCATCCGCATCAGCGATTAAGCTCGTTCCGTAGCGTCAACTCACGGCCTGCCTCACCGGCCTCGATGTCTTCGTTTTTCGGTGTCACATCCCGATCACCGACACCCTCCCTATCACTACCCGTATCAGCCAACAATTCTCCGCAACACCACAatcaccacaaccatcaccatcatcatcatcatcatctgaatGGTATGAACGGCGGTGGTGCAAATGGTAGTAGCATCAACGGGAGCAATGACATAGCAATGGGCGTTGAGCATTCCAATAGTACGAGCGCATcttcatcgtcagcagcagcagcagcagcagcaggagcagcaggagcagctccGTCGCAGTATGATGATCGTATCAATCGTAACAAACCCGCCATCACCCCGAGACCTGCATCGTTAtctg GACCGACCCGTGTTACACGACGTGCGTCAGTGAATACCGTCAAACCGCCACCGCCCGTCCGGCGCAGCTCGAGCGTCACGCCTAGTCCAAGCGTAGGAACT AActccatcactaccaccaatcTTGCCCAGCAAAGTGTAGCTTACACCTCATCAGAAAGtttaccaccgccacctgcTTATCTCTTAGATTCCACCGCCGGAAGCTCACCTAGTA TTTCAGGCAATGTAGCGGGCACGGTGAAGGCTCTGAATGAAATAAGACACACACCGGCCAGTCCGGGGGTGCTACGAAGAGCGCAGCAGAACAATCCACCCTCCAATCAAGGATCACCAACg CTGTCGAATCGATCTCCGAAAACGAACCTCCATCAACCGGGTGGAGGCATCTACGCACAACCGAAACAGCTTACGAGTATGTCTAGCTTCCGCAATTCAAGTCCAGCAAAGCAAG GACCCCAGAAACCAAACAGTGGCTTTTTGGCGCAACTTAATGCCAAAATTGCTCCCAACAAACCCCCACCTCCGGGTCATGGTGGCGCTAGCAGTACAGCTtatcagcaccaacaacagcagcagcaacacgtcCAGCAACCCTCGAACAACTATGTCTATACGACGGCTCCGTCCGGTAACGAGCTGATCTACCAGCGTTCCACTCCCGTTGATCCTCGAATGTCGTACAACaataatcagcagcaacaacagcaacagctacagtaccaacagcagcaacagcagcaatactatcaatcgcaacaacagcagcaacagccaccgatccaaccaccaccaagagaGGGTAAAAGCTCCATCTATTCCTCCGCTAGTCAATCTTCttcccatcagcagcagcaacactaccagcagcagcagcagcagcagcagcagcaatactaTCAAaatcagtatcatcatcagcagcagcagcaacaacaaccgcaacagcaactgcaatACCAGTCAACAGCCTCGCAACAGTATCAttaccaacaccatcaacagcccAATTCAGTTtcccaccggcagcagtacgCACTGGGCACGGGAGGAGCGGCTGCTGGTAGCTACGCTACCCAGAACATTTACGTATCGACGAATCCGTTCGCCAGTTCCGTCcaaactactgctgctggcggcggcggtggtggtggtggtggtggtagtagctaTTCGCCTTCATCCTTTGGCAAGGGTGGTACTCGTAGTGGGGACgacattgttgttggtgccggtggtggatcTAGTGCCACGAGCACACCCAACCGCACAA ATCATCATATGCGAAACAATaatggtgccgctggtggatCATCggctggagctgctgcaggagtagctgccggtggtggaccaGTAACGCATAACGTGCTGGCGAAGACTAGTGCCGGATTCCTGGAAAATCTCAATGCTCGCTTAGCGGAGCAACGGCTTTCGGGAAAAGCGTTCGCCGTAAGGAATCTCATCAACAGCAAAGCACTC CCCGATCCACGTATCTGCCACGAGTCGTTGATGGATCAAATCAAACGGGGTGCCACGTTGAAGAGGAATCGCACGATCAATGATCGTAGCGCACCGAAGATCCACTAG